In Brachyhypopomus gauderio isolate BG-103 chromosome 11, BGAUD_0.2, whole genome shotgun sequence, a single genomic region encodes these proteins:
- the LOC143526624 gene encoding alcohol dehydrogenase class-3-like, which produces MATENKVIRCRAAVAWEPGKPLCVEEVEVAPPKAHEVRIKVEATGVCHTDWGFLYECGKGMKPRPFPLVLGHEGAGVVESVGPGVTAFSPGDKVIPLFLPQCGECECCLSPKTNLCLKNWEKTQQGVLADGTSRITCRGQQIHQFVGVSTFSEYTVVPEPNLTKIRADAPLDRVCLLGCGVATGYGAALNTGKVEAGSTCAVFGLGAVGLATVMGCKAAGASRIIAVDVNPEKFHKAKTLGATDVVNPKEHSRPIQKVLVEMTGGGLDYTFECVGNTTVMRAALESCRIAWGTCVIVGWTEMGELSVAPIDILLGRTLKGTYFGGWKSVKGVPVLVEDYMSGRLPLDEFVTHTLSLDEINQAFDMLAGSKSIRTVIKM; this is translated from the exons ATGGCAACCGAGAATAAG GTGATCAGGTGCAGGGCAGCTGTGGCATGGGAACCAGGTAAGCcactgtgtgtggaggaggtggaggtcgCCCCACCAAAGGCTCATGAAGTGCGAATCAAG GTGGAGGCGACTGGGGTTTGCCACACGGACTGGGGGTTCCTGTATGAGTGTGGTAAGGGAATGAAGCCACGCCCCTTCCCGCTCGTGTTGGGTCATGAGGGGGCCGGTGTGGTCGAGAGCGTCGGCCCTGGAGTCACTGCCTTCTCCCCGG GAGATAAGGTGATTCCCTTATTTCTGCCCCAGTGTGGAGAATGTGAGTGCTGTCTGAGCCCAAAGACAAACTTGTGCCTAAAGAACTG GGAGAAAACCCAGCAAGGTGTTCTAGCCGATGGCACGAGCAGGATCACCTGTAGGGGGCAGCAGATCCACCAGTTTGTAGGTGTGAGCACCTTCAGTGAGTACACAGTGGTGCCTGAGCCCAACCTCACCAAGATCCGTGCAGACGCGCCGCTCGACAGGGTCTGCCTGCTCGGTTGTGGGGTTGCTACAGGATACGGAGCAGCGCTAAACACAGgcaag GTGGAGGCCGGCTCCACCTGTGCCGTGTTCGGTCTGGGAGCCGTGGGCCTGGCTACCGTCATGGGCTGCAAAGCAGCTGGAGCCTCCAGGATCATCGCCGTCGACGTCAACCCGGAGAAGTTCCACAAGGCCAAGACGCTTGGAGCCACGGACGTGGTGAACCCCAAGGAGCACAGCAGACCCATCCAGAAGGTGCTGGTGGAGATGACCGGGGGAGGACTGGACTACACCTTTGAGTGTGTGGGAAACACAACTGTGATG agggcagcactGGAGTCGTGCAGAATTGCATGGGGCACCTGTGTCATAGTGGGGTGGACAGAGATGGGAGAACTCTCAGTGGCACCCATTGACATCCTCCTGGGACGAACCCTGAAGGGAACATACTTTGGCG GCTGGAAGAGTGTGAAGGGCGTGCCCGTCCTGGTGGAGGACTACATGAGTGGCCGTCTGCCCCTGGACGAGTTTGTGACGCACACTCTCAGTCTGGACGAGATCAACCAGGCCTTCGACATGCTGGCCGGCAgcaagag CATCCGGACCGTAATCAAGATGTGA
- the gask1b gene encoding Golgi-associated kinase 1B produces MEKRPIRLGNIGYALTRLLCSSFLRVSNCCWRYPKARRSLIIAGACFVYLVFAVHYVSNTSDHQNRRSEYWTGNGVFSMRNGVFSMRKHSSESVDEFWEPNGSPTPARSNVVYITLKSKRHKPAVLRGTVRPKLRRKNFRKPKKQVAQTYDGPKEKPTKGEWEQKRTDARDTWKQIIRNAQSFYKTKQLEDDNRVSSIRIYSQMVPPWFSKEDIANMRFLADSKITHVKSLEPKGSPPVLLFNSARRFDETLHRNPDNANECSGYCGVIKRPVDMSEVFAFHLDRVLGLNRSLPTVSRRFRVFGGQLCPVSLWEAAVKPVSVEPSGSLTWAQYQAQLRHGCWLRGAPRPEWNCTGVHHHEWSRLALFDFLLQIHQRLDRNCCGFRPRSEDSCVELGYHGECADMDRVELSHIVHRTQDPKHLVFINNKGFFDRDEDNLDFKLLEGIKELPDGAVGVLSSQRLRERLLQSLFLDELYWESQGGRQGVEKLIDVIERRARVLLRYINAHDIKIIPMNT; encoded by the exons ATGGAGAAACGTCCGATTCGTCTTGGAAATATAGGATACGCGCTCACTCGTTTGCTCTGCTCGTCATTTTTGAGAGTGTCCAACTGCTGTTGGAGATACCCAAAGGCCAGAAGGAGTTTGATCATAGCCGGCGCCTGTTTCGTCTATTTAGTTTTCGCTGTACACTACGTGAGTAACACATCAGATCATCAGAACAGGCGCTCCGAGTACTGGACGGGTAATGGAGTGTTTTCCATGCGTAATGGGGTGTTTTCCATGCGTAAACATTCAAGTGAGTCGGTTGATGAGTTCTGGGAACCCAACGGGTCTCCAACACCAGCACGCTCTAACGTGGTGTACATAACACTCAAGTCTAAACGGCACAAACCTGCTGTCCTACGGGGGACTGTGCGACCCAAACTTCGCAGAAAGAACTTCAGGAAACCGAAAAAGCAGGTGGCGCAAACTTATGATGGACCAAAAGAGAAACCTACCAAGGGCGAATGGGAGCAAAAACGCACGGATGCTCGTGACACTTGGAAACAAATCATACGCAATGCACAATCGTTTTATAAAACTAAACAGTTGGAAGACGATAATAGGGTCAGTTCCATCAGGATATATAGCCAGATGGTTCCCCCCTGGTTTAGCAAAGAGGATATTGCCAACATGCGTTTTCTCGCCGACAGTAAAATTACGCACGTGAAAAGTCTGGAACCCAAAGGTTCTCCCCCCGTACTGCTGTTTAATAGCGCGAGGAGGTTTGATGAAACTCTGCACAGAAACCCAGATAATGCCAACGAGTGCAGCGGATATTGTGGCGTTATCAAGAGGCCGGTCGATATGAGTGAGGTGTTTGCATTTCACCTGGACAGGGTCCTGGGGCTGAACAGAAGTTTGCCAACTGTCAGCAGGAGGTTCCGAGTTTTTG GTGGCCAGCTCTGTCCAGTCAGCCTGTGGGAGGCCGCGGTGAAGCCCGTGAGTGTGGAGCCGTCCGGCTCTCTGACCTGGGCCCAGTACCAGGCCCAGCTCAGACATGGCTGTTGGCTGCGTGGAGCTCCCCGGCCCGAGTGGAACTGCACCGGCGTTCACCACCATGAGTGGAGCAGACTGGCTCTGTTTGACTTTCTGCTGCAG ATTCACCAGCGGCTGGACAGGAACTGTTGTGGGTTCAGGCCGCGCTCAGAGGACAGCTGTGTTGAGCTTGGTTACCACGGGGAATGTGCAGATATGGACAGAGTTGAACTGTCTCATATCGTCCACCGGACCCAGGACCCCAAACATCTCGTCTTTATCAACAACAAGGGCTTCTTCGACCGAGATGAAGACAACCTTGACTTCAAACTTCTTGAGGGAATCAAAGA GTTGCCTGACGGGGCAGTGGGTGTGTTGAGTTCTCAGCGGTTGCGTGAGAGACTCCTGCAGTCTCTCTTTCTGGACGAACTGTACTGGGAGAGTCAGGGTGGCCGTCAGGGTGTGGAGAAGCTCATCGATGTTATCGAGAGGCGCGCCAGAGTCCTGCTCAGATACATCAATGCCCATGACATCAAGATCATACCCATGAACACATGA